In Zingiber officinale cultivar Zhangliang chromosome 3B, Zo_v1.1, whole genome shotgun sequence, a single window of DNA contains:
- the LOC122054762 gene encoding probable inorganic phosphate transporter 1-8 codes for MAADQLQVLNALDVARTQWYHFTAVLIAGMGFFTDAYDLFSISLVTKLIGRVYYYVDGAPDPGSLPPRVSSVVNGVAFVGTLTGQLFFGWLGDKLGRKRVYGMTLMLMIAAAIGSGLSFGSSPTCVMTTLCFFRFWLGFGIGGDYPLSATIMSEYSNKRTRGAFIAAVFAMQGFGILAAGTVTIIVATVLKNFYPAPPYAIDPVASTVPEADYAWRIILMFGAVPAVMTLYSRLKMPETARYTTLVAKNAKQAAADMAKVLQMEIAVEEDKVAQIATAQNHNFGLFSSAFFRRHGAHLLGTATCWFLLDIAYYSQNLFQKDIFSAIGWIPPASSMSALEELFRIARAQTLIALCGTVPGYWFTVGLIDVIGRFTIQLLGFFMMTAFMLGLAVPYHHWTTPGNQIGFVVMYAFTFFFANFGPNSTTFIVPAEIFPARVRSTCHGISAASGKLGAIVGSFGFLYLAQSQDPTKTEHGYPPGIGVRNSLFVLAGCNILGLLCTFLVPESKGKSLEEMSGEAEEEAEAAAAAGDNANNAMHEG; via the exons ATGGCCGCCGATCAGCTCCAAGTTCTGAATGCCCTCGACGTCGCTAGGACTCAGTGGTACCACTTCACCGCCGTTCTCATCGCCGGCATGGGCTTCTTCACCGATGCCTACGACCTCTTCTCCATCTCCCTCGTCACCAAGCTCATCGGCCGCGTGTATTACTACGTCGACGGCGCTCCCGACCCTGGCAGCCTCCCTCCTCGTGTCTCCTCCGTCGTTAACGGCGTCGCGTTCGTCGGCACTCTCACCGGCCAACTCTTCTTTGGCTGGCTCGGCGACAAGCTCGGCCGCAAGCGCGTCTACGGCATGACCCTCATGCTCATGATCGCCGCTGCCATCGGATCGGGCCTCTCCTTCGGCAGCAGTCCTACCTGCGTCATGACGACCCTATGCTTCTTCCGGTTCTGGCTCGGATTCGGCATTGGCGGCGACTACCCGCTCTCCGCCACCATCATGTCCGAGTATTCTAACAAGCGCACCCGCGGAGCCTTCATCGCCGCCGTCTTCGCAATGCAGGGCTTCGGCATCCTTGCCGCCGGCACGGTGACCATCATTGTCGCCACCGTCTTGAAGAACTTCTACCCTGCACCTCCGTACGCCATCGATCCGGTCGCGTCCACCGTGCCTGAAGCCGATTATGCTTGGCGCATCATCCTCATGTTCGGGGCGGTTCCGGCGGTGATGACTCTTTACTCTCGACTGAAGATGCCGGAGACGGCGCGGTACACGACGCTTGTGGCCAAGAACGCGAAGCAGGCGGCGGCGGACATGGCCAAGGTGCTCCAAATGGAGATTGCCGTTGAGGAGGACAAGGTGGCGCAGATCGCGACGGCACAAAACCACAACTTCGGGCTCTTCTCGTCGGCCTTCTTCCGCCGCCACGGCGCCCACTTGCTCGGTACCGCCACCTGTTGGTTCCTCCTCGACATCGCCTACTACAGCCAGAACCTGTTCCAGAAGGACATCTTCAGCGCGATCGGGTGGATCCCGCCAGCATCGAGCATGAGCGCGCTCGAGGAGCTCTTCCGCATCGCGCGTGCCCAAACCCTAATCGCACTCTGCGGCACCGTGCCGGGTTACTGGTTCACAGTGGGCTTGATCGACGTCATAGGCCGTTTCACGATCCAACTGTTAGGCTTTTTCATGATGACCGCGTTCATGCTAGGGCTGGCCGTCCCCTACCACCACTGGACAACGCCGGGCAACCAAATCGGCTTCGTCGTCATGTAcgccttcaccttcttcttcgctAACTTCGGCCCCAACAGCACCACCTTCATCGTGCCGGCGGAGATCTTCCCGGCGAGAGTGAGGTCCACGTGCCACGGGATCTCGGCGGCGTCGGGAAAGCTCGGGGCCATCGTGGGGTCCTTCGGCTTCTTGTACCTCGCGCAGAGCCAGGACCCGACGAAGACGGAGCACGGCTACCCGCCGGGCATCGGCGTGAGGAACTCGCTGTTCGTGCTCGCCGGATGCAACATCTTGGGGCTCCTCTGCACCTTCCTGGTGCCCGAGTCGAAGGGCAAGTCGCTGGAAGAGATGTCCGGCGAAGCGGAGGAGGAAGcggaagcagcagcagcagccggCG ATAATGCAaataatgcaatgcatgagggataa
- the LOC122054763 gene encoding formin-like protein 3 has translation MPKRSGGDDRPRAISSLLSRHRCLSSLLPVHHAAPPPSSRVSTPPRPNHQHRLLLPRAAPVAGHRQLLFSSREQRSAAKHHGEFSMPPPLATGVAASPASAASSGCSRPPPPPLPLPVATTAAADVSSSHRRLRRHRRHF, from the coding sequence ATGCCGAAGAGGTCCGGCGGCGACGATCGTCCTCGGGCCATCTCCTCCCTTCTTTCTCGACATCGGTGTCTCTCGTCGCTGCTGCCGGTGCATCATGCGGCTCCGCCGCCATCGAGCCGTGTCTCCACGCCACCGCGACCTAACCACCAACATCGTCTGCTCCTTCCTCGCGCGGCACCGGTCGCCGGCCACCGCCAACTCCTCTTTTCTTCGCGCGAGCAACGTTCCGCCGCTAAGCACCACGGTGAGTTCTCCATGCCTCCACCTCTAGCGACTGGCGTCGCCGCTTCTCCGGCCAGCGCCGCCTCCTCCGGCTGTAGTCGGCCTCCCCCGCCGCCACTGCCGCTTCCAGTGGCTACCACAGCCGCCGCCGACGTCTCCAGTAGCCACCGACGCCTCCGCCGCCACCGTCGGCACTTCTAG